Sequence from the Clostridium cylindrosporum DSM 605 genome:
TGTCTGATTTTTGTTTCAATTTCCAAAGCTAGGTTAGGATTTTCCTTTAGGAAAGATTTTGAGTTCTCTCTTCCCTGACCAAGTTTTTGATCATTATAGGAGAACCAAGCTCCACTTTTTTGTACTATTTCATTAGAAACACCAACATCTAGTATATTACCAACCTTTGAAATACCTTCACCGTACATAATATCAAACTCAGCTATTTTAAATGGTGGAGCAACTTTGTTTTTAACTACCTTTACTCTAGTTCTATTACCAACAATAGCTTCACCTTGTTTTATAGAGTCAATTCTTCTAACATCAAGTCTAACTGATGAGTAGAATTTAAGAGCTCTACCCCCTGAAGTAGTTTCTGGATTTCCAAACATAATACCAACTTTTTCTCTAAGCTGATTAATAAATATAGCAACACAGTTAGATTTATTTATAGCACCTGCAAGTTTTCTAAGTGCTTGTGACATAAGTCTAGCTTGTAGCCCTACATGGGAGTCTCCCATTTCTCCTTCAATTTCTGCCTTAGGTACAAGTGCTGCTACAGAGTCAATAACTATTACATCTACAGCATTACTTCTTACTAGGGCTTCAGCGATTTCTAGTGCTTGCTCTCCTGTATCAGGTTGAGAAACTATTAGGTTTTCAGTGTCAACTCCAAGGTTTCTTGCGTATTGTGGGTCAAGGGCATGTTCAGCATCTACAAAGGCAGCGGTTCCACCTGATTTTTGTGTCTCGGCAACTATATGTAAAGCTACAGTTGTTTTACCTGAACTTTCAGGTCCATATATTTCTACGATTCTTCCCTTAGGAACTCCACCGATTCCAAGTGCTATATCAAGGTCTAGAGAGCCTGTTGAAATTGCTTCAAGATTTAGTTTTGAATCTTGACCAAGTTTCATAATTGACCCCTTACCGAATTGTTTTTCTATTTGTCCAAGTGCCAACTCAAGAGCTTTTTGTTTTTCAGCGTTCATCTAATCAAATCCTTTCATGGTTATCGAACAAAGGTTCTAACTATATTATAATATGACTTTTATAAACTGTCAAAGGTATTTTCAAATATTTACAAGTCATTAGTGAGTATATCCCTAACTTCCACATATATGCAGTTACCCCTATATCAAATATAGGGGTAACTGTTATTTATCAGCGTTAAGTATTTTTCTATTTTTATATATATAATCCACTCCTGATAAAATTGTTGATATTAAGGCTATGATAACAAATATATTGTAATATGGAATAGCAAGTAGTGCGGATACAACAGCTACTATTTGTGTAACAGTTTTTACCTTTCCCCACATACTAGCTGCAATAACAACACCGTCTGATGCTGCAACCGCACGAAGACCTGTGATTATCAGCTCTCTGGCAATAATGACCATAACAATCCAACCTTCGATTCTTTCAAGTTCAACTAAAGAGAGTAATGCAGCTGTAATCATTAATTTATCAGCTAGAGGATCTATGAATTTACCGAACTTAGTAACTTGGTTTCTACTTCTAGCTATATATCCATCTAAACTATCTGTTAATGCTGCAAAAACAAATATTATTGTTGCAATTAAAATATGGTACTTTAAATCCGTATATACAAAGTATAGAAATAAAGGTATTAAAAGTATTCTAAGTGCTGTAATTTTATTTGCTAGATTCATTATAAACATCTCCTATTAGGTCGTAAGTATAGGCCTTTTTAACTTCTACATTTACGAAGTCCCCTAGCTTCAACTTACTTTCAGAATTAACATATATATTTTGATCGATACCAGGAGCATCCTGATATGTTCTTCCATAGTATTGATTATTATCACTTTTTCCTTCAATTAGTACTTCAAAAACCTCTCCTATTAGTTTTTTGTTATTTTCTAATGAATTTGAAGATTGAAGTTGCATTAATGTATTCTTTCTAGATTCCTTTATGTTTTCCTCTATTTGATTTTCAAGATTTGCTGCAACTGTTCCTTCTTCAGGTGAATAAGTAAATATACCTACTCTATCTAAAAGATTCATTTTTATGAAGCTTCTAAGTTCTTCAAAGTCATCTTTTGTTTCACCAGGGAATCCTACAATTAATGATGTTCTAATAATAGCATTTGGAATCCTAGTTTTAATCTTTGTTATTAGATTTAGAATTTCTTCTTTTGAAGTTGTTCTTCTCATAGATTTAAGAACATTATCACTAATATGTTGTATAGGAATATCAAAGTATTTACAAGCTTTAGGGCTGTTTGCTATAGTATCAATAAGTTCATCAGTTACATCCTCAGGATAGCTGTACATAATACGTATCCATTTAAGATTCTCTATTTTTTCAAGCTCAGCTATAAGTTTAGGAAGTCTCTTTTCACCATAAATGTCAATACCATATTTAGTAGTATCTTGAGCAACTAGTATAATCTCTTTTACTCCTTGATCTACGATGTCATTAACTTCTTTAACAATGCTTTCCATACTTCTACTTCTGAACCTACCACGTAATTTTGGAATAATACAATAACTACAGTTATTGTTACATCCTTCAGCTATTTTTACATATCCGTAATGTGAAGGTGTTGATAATATTCTTTTCTCATAGTCTAAATCGTAGTTAATTTCTCCAGTATTTATTATACCAGTTTCTCCACTTAGAGTTTTCTTCACAATTTCAGCTATTTGTCTATAAGTCCCTGTTCCAATTATAGCGTCAATTTCTGGCATTTCAGACATAAGCTCGTTTTTATATCTTTCTGCCATACATCCTGTAACAATTACAGATTTACATTTACCTAATTCTTTATTTTCTGACATTTCAAGAATAGTGTTTATTGACTCTTCCTTTGCTGATTCAATAAACCCACATGTATTTACTATAATAACATCTGCTGTTTTTGGGTCTGTAACTAAGTTATATCCTTCTCTAGAAAGTATAGACAGCATAATTTCTGCGTCAACTCTATTTTTATCGCATCCTAATGATACCATTCCTACATTATAAGTCATGTCAAGTCCTCCTAATTATTATTTCTATGGAAATATATGCAATTTCATTAATTATTTATAGTTTGCTTAAATTTACTTGTTTTTACGTATTAATATATATACTTACAAAGCACATCCATTATTGACAATACATCTAATTTAAATGATATCAAATTTGAGTTTGTTGGACAATAAGAAGTAACTTAATTATTATAAGTTTGATGCATCTTCTTTACTAATTAAAACCTGACGAGGTTTACTTCCATCTTGGGGACCAACTATCCCCTTGCTCTCCATAACTTCAATAAGTCTCGCTGCCCTATTAAATCCTATTCTAAGTCTTCTTTGTAGCATAGAAGCAGATGCTTGACCATAATCTACTGCTATTTTAATTGCTTCACTTAAAAGAACATCATCTTCATCACATGACAGTTCAGCATCTGGTTTTGCCTTTTCAATCTCTTCAATAGCTTTACTACTGTATTCTACGCTTGAAGATTCCTTTAGAAACTCTACAATAGATTCTACTTCTTCCTCTGAGATAAAGGCACCTTGAACTCTTATAGGTTTATTTTCGCCAATAGGAAGAAATAACATATCTCCTCTACCAAGAAGTTTTTCTGCACCTCCCATATCAAGAATTGTTCTTGAGTCAGTTTGGCTAGATACAGCAAATGATATTCTTGATGGAATATTAGCCTTGATAACTCCAGTAATAACATCAACAGAAGGTCTTTGAGTTGCAATAACCAGGTGTAGACCTGCAGCTCTTGCCATTTGTGATAGTCTACAAATAGAATCTTCAACATCGCTTGGTGAAACCATCATAAGGTCTGCAAGCTCATCTATAATTATAACTATTTTAGGCATCTTTTTGCCAATAGATTTTGTTTTTACTAGATTATTATATCCATCAATATTTCTAACATTATTTTCAGCGAAAATTTTATATCTATCTGTCATTTCATTTACAGCCCAATAAAGTGCAGAGGCCGCTTTTTTAGGGTCAGTAACTACGGGTATTAAAAGATGGGGTATCCCATTATAAATTGATAATTCAACAACCTTCGGGTCTATCATTATCATTTTTACATCATCTGGAGATGACTTATAAATAAGACTGGTTATAAGAGTGTTTATGCAAACACTTTTACCAGACCCTGTAGCACCTGCAATAAGTAAGTGAGGCATTTTACCAATATCTGTTACCATGCATTTCCCTGTTATATCTTTACCTAGTGCAAATGATAAGTTAGAACCAAACTCAGTAAATTCGTGTGATTCTATAACTTCTCTAAGTGATACGGGAGAAACCTCACTATTAGGAACCTCTATTCCCACGGCTGCTTTACCAGGTATAGGAGCTTCAATTCTTACTGATGATGTTGCAAGGCTTAGTGCCAGGTCATCGGATAGATTTACTATTTTACTAACCTTTACACCTGGGCTTGGGTGAAGTTCGTATCTTGTTACAGATGGGCCACGTCTAACTTGAACAACCTTTGCATCTACATTAAAACTTTGGAGTGTATCCTCAAGCATTTTTGCATTTTCTAATAAATATTTCTTATCATCTTTATTAGACGTCACTTTAGACTGATATAAAAGTTTTATATCAGGAAAAATATATTCTTTCTCTTCTTTATAATCTACCTCTATACTTGTTGCTGCTGATTCTTTTCTTATTTCAGAGGAAGCTAAGCTTGACATCCCTTGATTTTTAACTGTTGATGTAATATCAGGTGGAATACTACTTTGCACTGTAGACTCCAAATCCTCAAGTGAATCAAATATTTTTATATTGCGTGGATCAAAATTAGCATTCTTAACTAAGTTTTGAGGTTTTTCTTCTTTAAGGTCTTTAGGTTCTAAGGAAGTATTATTTTCTTGATTATTAAAATTATTTTTCAACTTTAAGTCATTTAATCTTTGTTTTACTCCAATTGAAACCTTTTGGGCTATTGATTTAAAAAGATCTGTAAGTGATACCTCTGTTATAATAATAGCAAGTACAATTCCAATACAAATAAGTATAATATATGCCCCTACTTTACCAAACATATATATAAGTGGAGATATTATAATTTCACAAGAAATTCCACCACCTTTTTTCTCCATACCATGTTCTGCCGCCAAAATTAACTTTGATGAAAATCTCTTTTCTCCACTTGATACTGAGTATCCAATATGTATCATAGATATTATATTAAATATAAAAACAAGAATTGCTACTAGCTTTCTTTCAATTTCTATATGGCCTTTATTAGCAATAAATACCACAGATGCAATAAGCATGATTATAGGAATTAAGTATGTTCCTATACCGAATAAGGCAAAGAAGAAGTTGCGTATCCAAATACCTATTAATCCAGATGGTTTTATATATATACTAAAGCCTACAAGTATAGAAAATGCAAGCAAGAATAATCCATAGATTTCGGTTTTAAACCTATTAGATTCTTTCGAAGAAGTGTTCCTCTGCTTTTTAACTTTTTTTGGCAAATATATCACCACCTTTATGATTAATTCTTCAGTTGGTATGGTTTTTCCTTTAAAGCAAATGAATTATATCATAACCTTAATATTTTATCAAAAAGACCTAAAAACTTTGTTAATATATTTAATATATTAACAAAGTTTTTAAAAAGTTTATACCTCTTTTTTTTCATCTATTAGTTGTTTAAGTTTACTTAATGCTTCTCCGATTCCTCCAACTTCCTTTATAAGGCCGATTTCAGTAGCTTGGTGACCTATTAAAATAGTTCCCATATCATTCATAAGCTCGTCGGTTTGCATCATTAGGCATCTTAATTTATCAGGTGAGATTTGAGAGTTTCTAGTTATAAAATTAGATATTCTATCCTGCATTTTGTTAAAATACTCAAATGTTTGAGGAGCGCCTATTACAAGACCATTCATTCTAACTGGATGAATAATCATTGTTGCTGTCGGAGATATGTAGGAATAGTCAGTTGATACAGCAAGTGGGACTCCAATGCTATGACTTCCTCCTATTACAAGTGATACAGAAGGTTTAGTGATACTATTTAACATCTCTGCAATTGCAAGACCAGCCTCTACATCTCCACCAACTGTGTTAAGTACAACAAGTACTCCTTTTATAGTTGGGTTTTGTTCTACAGCTATAAGCTGAGGAATTACGTGTTCATATCTGGTTGCTTTACTTTGAGGTGGAAGTATGTTGTGTCCCTCAATTTGTCCTATAATATTTATAGTAAAGATCTCCTCAGAGCCAGATGGAATAGTAGTACCTCCAAGCTCCTTTAAGTTTTCAAGTTCTGGATTTTGACTTACTGGATTAACACTTGGAACAGTTGGTTCTGCATTATTGAAATTGTTATTATCTAAATTATTAATTATCAATATTTTCACCTCATTATATTTTTAGTACTATTAGTTTCTTTCAAAATTAAAATAATATGCTAAAAAGGTTAAGAGAATTAGTAGAAATCTACGTTTTCCCTTAACCTTTTTATTAATACATACTATTTTTGAAGATTAAATATTTTATGAAGAATATTAATTGCTTTATTAGTATCATTTCCATTTACTAGGCACCATATTGTCATATGGGAGTCTGCAGTTTGAAGTACACTTACATCTTCACTATTAAGTGCTTTAAGAATTTTAGACATTACTCCTGGAATTCCTTTCATTCCACTTCCAATTAAAGAGACCTTACTACAATTCCTTATAATAGAAGCTTCATAACCATTAGATTTTAAAATCTTTTCAACTTTTTCAGTATCATTGTCATCTATTGTAAATGCCTTATATTGAGGAAATACATTTATAAGATCTATGCTTATGCCTTCCTTTGCAAGAATACAAAATAAGTCATTAGAATTATCGACTGCTTCATTAAATCTTATGCTTATTTGTGTTCTATTCGGCATATGTGTAACACCAGCAATAATATGATTAGATTTTATTTCTTCCTTTGATGAAATTTCAGTACCCTTTGCATTTGTCATTGTATTTTTAATATATATCGGTATATTTCCTCTTAGAGCATATGCTACAGCTCTAGGATGAATTACTTTAGCGCCATGGTCTGCTAACTGAAATACTTCACTATAACTAATGCTATCAATAACCTTAGCTTCACTTACTATTTTAGGATCTGCAGTCATTATTCCATCAACATCGGTGTATATTTCTACAGCTGTAGCCTTTAAAGCCTCAGCAAGTACTGTAGCAGAGGTATCGCTGCCTCCTCTACCAATAGTTGTGAACTCGTTATTAATTGTAACTCCTTGAAAACCAGTAACAATTGGTACGATTCCCTCAAGTAATAAATCATATATTTTTATAGGATCTACTTTCAAAATTTCAGCATTACCGAAATTATTATCTGTTAATATTCCTGCTTGTCCACCAGTAAGAACCCTAGTTTCTATTTTTCTTTTAGAAAGCACCTCTGAAAGTACAACTGCCGAGATGATTTCTCCACAACACATCATCAAGTCTTTTTCTTCTCTTTGAACATTTGAAGTTTTTGAGTTTATTAAAGATAATAAAGTATCTGTTGCATATGGAGCACCTTTCCTTCCTATAGCTGATACAACAACTACTGGTAAGTATCCATTATTTTTAGCTTCTTGTATTTTATTTGCAACAAGTTCTCTGTTTTCTTCAGTTGCAACGGAGGTACCTCCAAATTTTTGAACTAGTATATTCATACTACTCCTCCTTAATTACTACAAATATTGCTACATATTATATATTATACCTATATAAAAAGAGTGTGAAAAAAACTTTAAACTTTATAATCAAAAATTAATGTTTTATCGCAAACTTTCATTTTAGAACTCCATGGCATAAAAAGGCCTCCTGAATCTTTAAATGAAAATAAAGATGTTTTAGACTCATATGCTTCTATACCTAAAAGCTCTCCATTATCTCTGGAAAAAACTATTTCACATTCTCCAATATAACCATATTTTTCTCCGTTATAAATATTTATTATTTCAAGATTCATAATTTCTGATAGTCTTTTACTCATTTGAAACACCTCTTTTAAAGTTTTTATTAATTATTATTATGTATATTAAAAAACAGGTGGTTATAGACCTGTTGATCCAAAACCACCTGTTGCTCTTGATGTTTCATCTAATACTTCTACTTCTACAATAGTTGGAGTTTCAATTTTATTTATAACCATTTGAGCAATTCTATCTCCTCTTTTGATTATAAAATCTCTAGCTCCAAAATTAATCATAATAAGATTAATTTCCCCCCTATAGTCACTATCGATTGTTCCTGGGGTATTAACTAGACTTATTCCATGTTTAATAGCAAGGCCACTTCTTGGTCTGATTTGTGCTTCATAACCTGAATCTATAGATATCGCTATTCCTGTTGGGATAAGTTTTATTTCCCCTTTTTTCAATACCGTATCTTCATTAACAGCAGCATAAAGATCCATACCTGCTGCTCCACTTGTCATGTATTTAGGTAGGGGAATATCATTTTGTAATCTTTTAATGAAAAGTTTCATAAACATTTTGGCTATTTAGCTTAGCCATACCTCCTTAGTATAATTAATTCCCATTAACATATTTTATTAGGTCATTTTCTGCTATATCACGTCCAACAGCTACTGCAGATATAATTCCATCTTTAAAGATATAATCTATAACTTCATCAATATCGTCCTTAGTAATTGAATCAATTTTCTCCATTGCCTCATCTGTAGTAAGTACTCTTCCAAGGATTAGTTCAGCTTTTCCTATACCAAACATTATATTAGATACACCCTCAAGACCTAATATATAACTTCCCTTTAGTTGTTCTTTAATTTTCTCTATTTCACTTGATGAAATCTTTTCTGTATATATATTAGAGATTTCTTCTTTTACAAGACGAATTGCGTCCTCTACACATGATGGGTTACATGCAAAGTATATACTAAACATTCCTGTATTTTTATAAGATGATGGATATGAATATATACTATAAACGTATCCCTTATCTTCTCTTATCCTTTGGAAAAGCTTAGAACTAGTGCCGCTTCCAAAGTAATTATTAATTGCAAGCAAACTATATAGGCCTTTATCTCCGGATTCAAGGCCTTTTAAAGTTAAGGCTACATGAACCTGTTCAATAGGTTTATTTTTAACCAGGAAGCCACCTTGAGCTACTGGAGAGTCTTCTGTTATTTTATATCCGTTATTATTTTCCCATGATGAAAATCTTTTTTCAATTTCACTAATCAATTTATCTTCTTCAAAGTTTCCTACAACTGATATAACTGTATTAGTAGGAGTATACTTTTTTGAATAATAATCAATTATTATATCTCTTGAAAAACTTGAGACAGTATCATATG
This genomic interval carries:
- the recA gene encoding recombinase RecA, producing MNAEKQKALELALGQIEKQFGKGSIMKLGQDSKLNLEAISTGSLDLDIALGIGGVPKGRIVEIYGPESSGKTTVALHIVAETQKSGGTAAFVDAEHALDPQYARNLGVDTENLIVSQPDTGEQALEIAEALVRSNAVDVIVIDSVAALVPKAEIEGEMGDSHVGLQARLMSQALRKLAGAINKSNCVAIFINQLREKVGIMFGNPETTSGGRALKFYSSVRLDVRRIDSIKQGEAIVGNRTRVKVVKNKVAPPFKIAEFDIMYGEGISKVGNILDVGVSNEIVQKSGAWFSYNDQKLGQGRENSKSFLKENPNLALEIETKIRQKYSLPVSDIPVSASTDPKINDNKLKTES
- the pgsA gene encoding CDP-diacylglycerol--glycerol-3-phosphate 3-phosphatidyltransferase; the protein is MNLANKITALRILLIPLFLYFVYTDLKYHILIATIIFVFAALTDSLDGYIARSRNQVTKFGKFIDPLADKLMITAALLSLVELERIEGWIVMVIIARELIITGLRAVAASDGVVIAASMWGKVKTVTQIVAVVSALLAIPYYNIFVIIALISTILSGVDYIYKNRKILNADK
- the rimO gene encoding 30S ribosomal protein S12 methylthiotransferase RimO: MTYNVGMVSLGCDKNRVDAEIMLSILSREGYNLVTDPKTADVIIVNTCGFIESAKEESINTILEMSENKELGKCKSVIVTGCMAERYKNELMSEMPEIDAIIGTGTYRQIAEIVKKTLSGETGIINTGEINYDLDYEKRILSTPSHYGYVKIAEGCNNNCSYCIIPKLRGRFRSRSMESIVKEVNDIVDQGVKEIILVAQDTTKYGIDIYGEKRLPKLIAELEKIENLKWIRIMYSYPEDVTDELIDTIANSPKACKYFDIPIQHISDNVLKSMRRTTSKEEILNLITKIKTRIPNAIIRTSLIVGFPGETKDDFEELRSFIKMNLLDRVGIFTYSPEEGTVAANLENQIEENIKESRKNTLMQLQSSNSLENNKKLIGEVFEVLIEGKSDNNQYYGRTYQDAPGIDQNIYVNSESKLKLGDFVNVEVKKAYTYDLIGDVYNESSK
- a CDS encoding FtsK/SpoIIIE family DNA translocase; the encoded protein is MPKKVKKQRNTSSKESNRFKTEIYGLFLLAFSILVGFSIYIKPSGLIGIWIRNFFFALFGIGTYLIPIIMLIASVVFIANKGHIEIERKLVAILVFIFNIISMIHIGYSVSSGEKRFSSKLILAAEHGMEKKGGGISCEIIISPLIYMFGKVGAYIILICIGIVLAIIITEVSLTDLFKSIAQKVSIGVKQRLNDLKLKNNFNNQENNTSLEPKDLKEEKPQNLVKNANFDPRNIKIFDSLEDLESTVQSSIPPDITSTVKNQGMSSLASSEIRKESAATSIEVDYKEEKEYIFPDIKLLYQSKVTSNKDDKKYLLENAKMLEDTLQSFNVDAKVVQVRRGPSVTRYELHPSPGVKVSKIVNLSDDLALSLATSSVRIEAPIPGKAAVGIEVPNSEVSPVSLREVIESHEFTEFGSNLSFALGKDITGKCMVTDIGKMPHLLIAGATGSGKSVCINTLITSLIYKSSPDDVKMIMIDPKVVELSIYNGIPHLLIPVVTDPKKAASALYWAVNEMTDRYKIFAENNVRNIDGYNNLVKTKSIGKKMPKIVIIIDELADLMMVSPSDVEDSICRLSQMARAAGLHLVIATQRPSVDVITGVIKANIPSRISFAVSSQTDSRTILDMGGAEKLLGRGDMLFLPIGENKPIRVQGAFISEEEVESIVEFLKESSSVEYSSKAIEEIEKAKPDAELSCDEDDVLLSEAIKIAVDYGQASASMLQRRLRIGFNRAARLIEVMESKGIVGPQDGSKPRQVLISKEDASNL
- a CDS encoding ATP-dependent Clp protease proteolytic subunit; translation: MNNLDNNNFNNAEPTVPSVNPVSQNPELENLKELGGTTIPSGSEEIFTINIIGQIEGHNILPPQSKATRYEHVIPQLIAVEQNPTIKGVLVVLNTVGGDVEAGLAIAEMLNSITKPSVSLVIGGSHSIGVPLAVSTDYSYISPTATMIIHPVRMNGLVIGAPQTFEYFNKMQDRISNFITRNSQISPDKLRCLMMQTDELMNDMGTILIGHQATEIGLIKEVGGIGEALSKLKQLIDEKKEV
- the dapG gene encoding aspartate kinase, whose protein sequence is MNILVQKFGGTSVATEENRELVANKIQEAKNNGYLPVVVVSAIGRKGAPYATDTLLSLINSKTSNVQREEKDLMMCCGEIISAVVLSEVLSKRKIETRVLTGGQAGILTDNNFGNAEILKVDPIKIYDLLLEGIVPIVTGFQGVTINNEFTTIGRGGSDTSATVLAEALKATAVEIYTDVDGIMTADPKIVSEAKVIDSISYSEVFQLADHGAKVIHPRAVAYALRGNIPIYIKNTMTNAKGTEISSKEEIKSNHIIAGVTHMPNRTQISIRFNEAVDNSNDLFCILAKEGISIDLINVFPQYKAFTIDDNDTEKVEKILKSNGYEASIIRNCSKVSLIGSGMKGIPGVMSKILKALNSEDVSVLQTADSHMTIWCLVNGNDTNKAINILHKIFNLQK
- a CDS encoding PRC-barrel domain-containing protein — translated: MSKRLSEIMNLEIINIYNGEKYGYIGECEIVFSRDNGELLGIEAYESKTSLFSFKDSGGLFMPWSSKMKVCDKTLIFDYKV
- the dut gene encoding dUTP diphosphatase gives rise to the protein MKLFIKRLQNDIPLPKYMTSGAAGMDLYAAVNEDTVLKKGEIKLIPTGIAISIDSGYEAQIRPRSGLAIKHGISLVNTPGTIDSDYRGEINLIMINFGARDFIIKRGDRIAQMVINKIETPTIVEVEVLDETSRATGGFGSTGL
- a CDS encoding M16 family metallopeptidase — protein: MYKRYTLNNGLKVIYEHIPYVKSISIGVWIKSGSRFENQNNNGISHFLEHMLFKGTKNRTSKQISEEIESLGGQLNAFTSRESTCYYVKLLDTHFDTGIDVLSDMVINPSFLEEEIEKEKSVILEEISMYEDLPEDLISDIQFKALWGDNTLSYPILGTYDTVSSFSRDIIIDYYSKKYTPTNTVISVVGNFEEDKLISEIEKRFSSWENNNGYKITEDSPVAQGGFLVKNKPIEQVHVALTLKGLESGDKGLYSLLAINNYFGSGTSSKLFQRIREDKGYVYSIYSYPSSYKNTGMFSIYFACNPSCVEDAIRLVKEEISNIYTEKISSSEIEKIKEQLKGSYILGLEGVSNIMFGIGKAELILGRVLTTDEAMEKIDSITKDDIDEVIDYIFKDGIISAVAVGRDIAENDLIKYVNGN